The Tardiphaga alba genome includes a window with the following:
- a CDS encoding cupredoxin domain-containing protein, translating into MTKVVLSAAIAAVMAVSTTLPAFADARHGHHGHHDSTVAFGAGEPGDPKRPSRTVNVAMNEVDGRMLFVPSKVEVRKGEQVKFVLRNVGAIEHEFVLATTKENLAHAEEMKSGAMQHNDPNAKMLDPKKTGEIVWKFSKAGEFEYACLIPGHREAGMVGTVVVK; encoded by the coding sequence ATGACGAAAGTAGTTCTAAGCGCAGCTATCGCTGCCGTCATGGCCGTCTCGACGACGCTGCCCGCTTTCGCGGATGCCAGGCATGGCCATCACGGACATCACGACAGCACCGTAGCCTTCGGCGCCGGTGAGCCCGGCGATCCCAAGCGTCCGTCGCGAACGGTGAATGTGGCAATGAACGAAGTCGATGGGCGGATGCTGTTCGTGCCGAGCAAGGTCGAGGTGCGGAAGGGCGAGCAGGTGAAATTCGTGCTGCGCAATGTCGGCGCCATCGAGCATGAATTCGTGCTGGCGACGACCAAGGAAAACCTGGCGCATGCGGAAGAAATGAAGTCCGGCGCCATGCAGCACAACGATCCGAACGCAAAAATGCTCGATCCGAAAAAGACCGGCGAGATCGTCTGGAAGTTCAGCAAGGCCGGCGAGTTCGAATATGCCTGCCTCATCCCCGGCCATCGCGAAGCCGGCATGGTCGGAACCGTCGTCGTGAAGTGA
- a CDS encoding L-lactate permease, which produces MLYLVWALPALAVIGAIASGLAGTLPASLIGLATALVVALATAPQLFSIGDAGTALLRGAWIGWIVVPYILGGLLFWQMAIRTGGAAMPVETLLPDARARRRLLFTACYLIGPFAESATGFGIGIMGTMVLIRRLGLKPIELLAFSLISQTMILWGAMGSGAVVGAAFARTDPTSLALRASLIYLTFNILWLPIYWHMAERAGIGADWRERISEAVWVIGSLGLAIVATAFLGPEPAMLAALGPAIVLRYLIDERPDRTALAAAAWRMLPFTLLIGWLAMTRLVPPLNQILQSSWSISPFAGAPTWAPLFHAGTWLVIAAVLTALLRGHQRSFPGEMAAAWKTGKLAVLTVVVFSMMAELLSRSGIASGLARGMYDTFGVWSVTVTPMISAVFGALANSGNAANGLFMPSQLSLATEAGLDVAAVVALQHAAALSLNMVSPVRMSIVCNMAGTPGHEREAYRAMLPFVVVIVLVLLTISVLIATRLI; this is translated from the coding sequence TTGCTATACCTTGTTTGGGCATTGCCCGCGCTGGCCGTCATCGGCGCCATCGCGAGCGGGCTGGCCGGCACACTCCCCGCCTCGCTGATCGGCCTCGCCACCGCGCTGGTCGTCGCATTGGCCACCGCGCCCCAGCTGTTCTCCATCGGTGACGCCGGCACGGCCTTGTTGCGCGGCGCGTGGATCGGCTGGATCGTCGTTCCCTATATTCTGGGCGGCCTCCTGTTCTGGCAGATGGCGATCCGCACCGGCGGCGCGGCGATGCCCGTGGAAACGCTGCTGCCCGATGCGCGGGCGCGGCGTCGCCTGCTATTCACCGCCTGCTATCTGATCGGGCCGTTCGCGGAATCCGCCACGGGTTTTGGCATCGGCATCATGGGCACGATGGTGCTGATCCGCCGCCTTGGCCTGAAGCCGATCGAGCTGCTTGCGTTCTCGCTCATCAGCCAGACCATGATCCTGTGGGGCGCCATGGGTAGCGGCGCGGTGGTCGGCGCCGCCTTTGCACGAACCGATCCGACATCGCTCGCGCTACGCGCCAGCCTGATCTATCTCACCTTCAATATCCTGTGGCTGCCGATCTATTGGCACATGGCGGAGCGGGCCGGAATCGGCGCGGACTGGCGCGAGCGCATTAGCGAAGCCGTCTGGGTGATCGGCAGCCTCGGCCTCGCCATCGTCGCCACCGCCTTTCTCGGACCGGAGCCGGCCATGCTGGCGGCGCTCGGCCCCGCGATCGTGCTGCGCTACCTGATCGACGAGCGGCCCGACCGTACGGCCCTCGCCGCCGCCGCTTGGCGCATGTTGCCCTTTACATTGCTGATCGGCTGGCTGGCCATGACGCGCCTCGTTCCGCCCCTCAACCAGATCCTGCAATCGTCCTGGAGCATCAGCCCGTTCGCGGGTGCGCCGACATGGGCGCCCCTCTTCCATGCCGGCACATGGCTCGTGATCGCAGCCGTGCTGACGGCGCTGCTACGCGGTCACCAACGCAGCTTTCCCGGCGAGATGGCCGCCGCCTGGAAGACCGGCAAGCTCGCGGTTCTCACCGTGGTCGTATTCTCGATGATGGCGGAACTGCTGTCGCGCTCGGGCATCGCCAGCGGCCTCGCCCGCGGCATGTACGACACGTTCGGCGTCTGGTCGGTCACCGTGACGCCGATGATCTCGGCGGTGTTCGGCGCCCTCGCCAATAGCGGCAATGCGGCCAATGGCCTGTTCATGCCGTCGCAGCTCAGCCTCGCCACCGAAGCCGGCCTCGACGTGGCCGCGGTCGTCGCGCTGCAGCATGCAGCCGCGCTATCGCTCAACATGGTCTCGCCGGTGCGGATGTCGATCGTTTGCAACATGGCGGGAACGCCCGGCCACGAACGCGAGGCCTATCGCGCCATGCTGCCTTTCGTGGTGGTTATCGTGCTGGTGTTGCTCACGATATCCGTCCTGATCGCCACGCGGCTGATCTGA
- a CDS encoding glutamine amidotransferase: MTAIKGQRTTVAIRHVAFETLGTFEAELAHAGYTLTYADVTHGDLDRLNALDPDLLIVLGGPIGVYETDTYPFLITERALIETRLRAGLPILGICLGAQLIAAALDAKVAPTGMKEIGFAPILLTEAGSDSPLRHLADVAVLHWHGDAFELPVGAALLATTSVSHQAFAIGPNVLGLQFHPEADTTQGLESWLIGHACELAAAGIDPRDIRADARRHGEPLAQAGRAMFAEWLTALAFPAHPAT; the protein is encoded by the coding sequence ATGACTGCCATCAAAGGTCAACGCACCACCGTCGCGATCCGGCATGTCGCATTCGAAACGCTCGGCACATTCGAAGCGGAGCTCGCGCACGCGGGCTACACGCTGACCTATGCCGATGTCACCCATGGCGATCTCGATCGCCTGAATGCGCTGGATCCGGACTTGCTGATCGTGCTCGGTGGCCCCATCGGCGTCTATGAGACCGATACCTATCCATTCCTGATCACCGAACGCGCGCTGATCGAGACGCGGCTGCGCGCCGGGTTGCCGATCCTCGGCATCTGTCTCGGCGCGCAACTGATCGCAGCGGCGCTCGACGCCAAAGTGGCCCCCACCGGCATGAAGGAAATCGGCTTTGCGCCGATCCTCCTCACCGAGGCCGGCAGCGACAGTCCCTTGCGCCATCTCGCCGATGTCGCGGTCCTGCACTGGCACGGCGATGCCTTCGAGCTTCCGGTCGGCGCGGCACTACTCGCGACGACAAGCGTCAGCCATCAGGCTTTCGCCATCGGTCCCAACGTGCTCGGACTGCAATTCCATCCGGAAGCGGACACGACACAAGGTCTCGAATCCTGGCTGATCGGCCATGCCTGCGAACTCGCCGCGGCCGGCATCGATCCACGCGACATTCGCGCCGATGCCCGCCGCCACGGCGAGCCCCTCGCGCAAGCCGGCCGTGCCATGTTCGCGGAGTGGTTGACAGCACTCGCCTTTCCCGCGCATCCAGCCACCTAA
- a CDS encoding YggS family pyridoxal phosphate-dependent enzyme produces the protein MTTGAQGLTADDIVRFGPDPESVFRTNLAAVESRIAHACARAGRERASVRLLPITKTVPAHVLRLAYHAGIHDFGENKIQEAIGKREILHDLPIAWSIVGHLQTNKVKYLTRFAREFHALDSMRLAELLNSRLEREDRTLDVYVQVNTSGEESKFGLHPDALPSFVDCLDQFPRLRPRGLMTLALFSDDMTRVRPCFALLRRLRDQVAKRNPALVELSMGMTGDFEAAIEEGADVVRVGQAIFGKRPTPDGHYWPDFPKA, from the coding sequence ATGACGACCGGCGCACAAGGCCTCACGGCGGACGACATCGTCCGCTTCGGGCCCGATCCGGAATCCGTCTTCCGCACCAATCTGGCGGCCGTCGAAAGCCGCATCGCCCATGCCTGCGCCCGCGCAGGACGCGAACGTGCGTCGGTGCGGCTGCTGCCGATCACCAAGACCGTCCCCGCCCATGTTCTCCGGCTCGCTTATCATGCGGGCATCCATGATTTCGGCGAGAACAAGATTCAGGAAGCCATCGGCAAGAGGGAGATCCTGCATGATCTGCCGATCGCCTGGAGCATCGTCGGGCACTTGCAGACCAACAAGGTGAAATACCTGACCCGGTTCGCGCGGGAATTCCATGCCCTCGACAGCATGCGCCTCGCCGAACTCTTGAATTCAAGGCTTGAACGCGAGGACCGTACGCTCGATGTCTATGTTCAGGTGAACACCTCCGGCGAGGAGAGCAAATTCGGCCTGCATCCCGACGCCTTGCCGTCCTTCGTCGATTGCCTCGATCAGTTTCCCCGCCTGCGGCCGCGCGGTCTAATGACACTGGCGCTGTTCAGCGACGACATGACCCGCGTGCGCCCCTGCTTCGCGCTGCTGCGCCGCCTGCGCGATCAGGTGGCCAAGCGCAATCCGGCGCTGGTGGAACTGTCGATGGGCATGACCGGCGATTTCGAAGCGGCCATTGAAGAAGGCGCCGATGTGGTCCGCGTCGGCCAGGCGATCTTCGGCAAGCGGCCGACGCCGGATGGCCATTACTGGCCTGATTTTCCCAAAGCCTGA
- a CDS encoding TlpA disulfide reductase family protein produces MTTIDRAPEWRTTEWFNTPSPLSLADLRGKIVMLTAFQMLCPGCVAEGLPQAQRVAATFKSSDVAVIGLHSVFEHHDAMGPAALRAFLHEYKIRFPVGVDAPDGPGLPHTMRDYGFQGTPTTLLFDREGQLRRHVFGHIADLQLGAELMALICEQPVAPAGISAETSGVCTIDGCR; encoded by the coding sequence ATGACGACAATCGACCGGGCTCCGGAATGGCGGACCACGGAATGGTTCAACACCCCCTCGCCGCTTTCTCTCGCGGACCTGCGCGGCAAGATCGTGATGCTGACTGCGTTTCAGATGCTATGCCCCGGCTGCGTCGCCGAAGGCCTGCCGCAGGCGCAGCGCGTGGCCGCCACCTTTAAATCCTCCGACGTCGCCGTGATCGGCCTGCACAGCGTATTCGAGCATCACGATGCGATGGGACCGGCTGCGCTGCGCGCGTTCCTGCACGAATACAAGATCCGCTTCCCGGTCGGCGTGGATGCGCCGGATGGCCCCGGCCTGCCGCACACCATGCGCGACTATGGTTTTCAGGGCACGCCGACCACACTGCTGTTCGACCGCGAAGGCCAACTGCGCCGGCATGTGTTCGGCCATATCGCCGATCTGCAGCTCGGCGCCGAGCTGATGGCGCTGATCTGCGAGCAGCCGGTGGCTCCGGCCGGGATCAGCGCGGAGACATCGGGCGTGTGCACGATCGACGGATGCAGGTGA
- the pdxR gene encoding MocR-like pyridoxine biosynthesis transcription factor PdxR, whose product MAIEVVQLAGVKTGIRAPGLGARQIYETLRDQIADGVFGVDGPLPSSRSLALELGVSRTTVTVAYDQLLAEGFIEVRQGARPHVARGSLRRPASERAPRPRRTALLSDYGKRLRGVPPVMVADPRPLIADFRYGDLAPSDFPAAAWRRAINAAMAQRADRLGYDDPRGATRLRTALQGYLWRARGLRCDLDQIVIVNGSQQGLDLCARLLLDPADRFVVEEPGYAMARHIFASTGASPVPIKVDDDGLMVDALADVAARLVYVTPSHQFPLGSVMAVARRRQLLAWAGRTRAYIVEDDYDSEFRYDIAPVPPLHTLDAHGNVIYLGTVSKTLSPTLRIGYLVVPHELQASFAMAKQLSDRHSAVLEQAALASVIESGLYESHIRKMRRLHRERRETLLAALRLKFGDRVVIAGADAGLHVVVRFTDLPRRMTSDLIDAARHAGIGIHAVSELYATSARPDRVTLIMGYAALDRVRIERGIHILADVVQRLLAQR is encoded by the coding sequence GTGGCAATCGAGGTGGTCCAGTTGGCGGGTGTGAAAACCGGTATCAGAGCGCCCGGTCTCGGTGCGCGGCAGATCTACGAGACGCTGCGTGACCAGATCGCAGACGGCGTGTTCGGCGTCGATGGACCGCTGCCGTCGTCGCGCAGTCTCGCGCTCGAACTGGGCGTGTCGCGGACCACGGTCACCGTCGCTTATGACCAGTTGCTGGCCGAGGGGTTCATCGAGGTCAGGCAGGGCGCCCGCCCCCATGTGGCGCGGGGCTCGCTGCGGCGTCCCGCATCCGAGCGCGCGCCACGGCCGCGCAGGACGGCGCTGCTCTCCGATTACGGCAAACGGCTGCGCGGCGTCCCGCCCGTCATGGTCGCCGATCCCCGTCCGCTGATCGCGGATTTCCGCTACGGCGATCTGGCGCCATCGGATTTTCCCGCGGCCGCCTGGCGCCGCGCGATCAATGCGGCGATGGCGCAGCGTGCGGACCGGCTCGGCTATGACGATCCGCGCGGTGCGACGCGGCTGCGCACGGCCTTGCAAGGCTATCTGTGGCGTGCCCGCGGACTGCGCTGCGACCTCGACCAGATCGTTATCGTCAACGGCTCGCAACAGGGGCTCGACCTGTGCGCGCGGCTGTTGCTCGATCCCGCGGACCGGTTCGTCGTCGAGGAGCCCGGCTATGCCATGGCGCGCCATATCTTTGCGAGTACGGGCGCTTCGCCGGTGCCGATCAAGGTCGATGATGACGGGCTGATGGTGGATGCGCTGGCGGACGTCGCGGCGCGCCTCGTTTATGTCACGCCGTCGCATCAGTTTCCGCTCGGCAGCGTGATGGCCGTGGCGCGGCGGCGCCAGTTGCTGGCATGGGCCGGCAGGACGCGCGCCTACATCGTCGAGGACGACTACGACAGCGAATTCCGCTACGACATCGCGCCGGTGCCGCCGCTGCATACGCTCGATGCCCATGGCAATGTGATCTATCTCGGCACGGTGTCAAAGACGCTGTCGCCGACATTGCGCATCGGCTATCTCGTCGTTCCGCATGAATTGCAGGCGTCGTTTGCGATGGCCAAGCAATTGTCGGATCGGCATTCCGCGGTGCTGGAGCAGGCGGCGCTGGCGTCGGTGATCGAGAGCGGGCTCTATGAAAGCCATATCCGCAAGATGCGCCGCCTGCATCGCGAGCGGCGCGAGACCTTGCTCGCGGCGTTGCGCCTCAAATTCGGCGATCGCGTCGTCATTGCGGGCGCCGATGCCGGCCTGCATGTGGTCGTGCGCTTTACCGACCTGCCGCGCAGAATGACCTCCGACCTGATCGATGCGGCCCGGCATGCCGGCATCGGCATTCACGCGGTGTCGGAGCTCTATGCGACATCGGCACGGCCCGATCGTGTGACGCTGATCATGGGCTATGCCGCGCTCGATAGAGTTCGGATCGAACGCGGCATCCATATCCTCGCGGACGTCGTGCAGCGCCTGCTGGCGCAGCGCTGA
- a CDS encoding DUF6925 family protein gives MSGAAGHAVVAEDMPARLLAAHLADGETGWSMGSFGAIGEFTRDTDEPAISAIDDTTASIVTPRGGVRLIAHDDQRLIASESLTRDSWSQRVALCLPQDRCAMNERRVLTEIGPDGDALRKTDRDGVLFDLGLGCLQVDVCVRITGADTVAALRRAVGTAVFVPDSAALPILMAANPHRVFLTRLGRLEVFQSIPPPTGRSPDGPHTHILPKLLAAGRTHAATEPLPGGWVPCAHFYPAHPQRDQLGRPHAFEPTSHDAFQALLTQFGVPDLVALKHKVLGKIAANAPASSEADLGGRHGRATLRIALRQLLAAGETAPALQEWLDAFDHRGTDDSVDPMEQLHRDSEQP, from the coding sequence ATGAGCGGCGCAGCGGGACATGCGGTCGTGGCGGAGGATATGCCGGCCCGCCTGCTCGCTGCGCATCTCGCCGATGGCGAGACAGGCTGGAGCATGGGGAGCTTCGGCGCGATCGGCGAATTCACGCGCGACACGGATGAGCCGGCAATTTCGGCCATCGACGACACAACCGCGAGCATCGTGACGCCACGCGGCGGGGTGCGGTTGATCGCGCACGATGATCAGAGACTGATCGCATCGGAATCGCTCACGCGGGACAGCTGGAGCCAGCGCGTCGCGCTCTGCCTGCCGCAGGACCGTTGCGCGATGAACGAGCGCCGCGTCCTCACCGAAATAGGCCCCGATGGCGATGCCTTGCGCAAGACCGATCGCGACGGCGTGCTGTTCGATCTCGGGCTCGGCTGTCTGCAGGTGGATGTCTGCGTACGCATCACGGGCGCCGATACCGTGGCAGCGCTCCGGCGTGCTGTCGGCACAGCGGTGTTTGTGCCGGACAGCGCTGCCCTTCCCATCCTGATGGCCGCCAATCCTCATCGGGTGTTTCTCACCCGACTGGGGCGGCTCGAAGTGTTCCAGTCGATTCCGCCGCCCACCGGACGCAGCCCGGACGGACCGCATACGCATATCCTCCCGAAGCTGCTCGCAGCCGGGCGCACACACGCCGCCACCGAACCACTGCCGGGCGGCTGGGTGCCCTGCGCGCATTTCTACCCCGCTCATCCGCAACGCGATCAACTCGGCCGACCGCATGCCTTCGAGCCAACCAGTCATGACGCGTTTCAAGCTCTCCTCACGCAATTCGGCGTGCCTGACCTGGTCGCTTTGAAGCACAAGGTGCTTGGCAAGATTGCAGCCAATGCGCCGGCATCGTCGGAAGCCGACCTTGGCGGCCGTCACGGTCGCGCAACCTTGCGTATTGCGCTCAGGCAGCTCCTGGCTGCCGGTGAGACAGCACCAGCGTTACAGGAATGGCTGGACGCCTTCGATCACCGCGGGACCGACGATTCCGTCGATCCCATGGAGCAACTGCACCGGGACTCAGAACAGCCCTAG
- a CDS encoding TonB-dependent receptor plug domain-containing protein → MSSAFRPSPTHGRFLLSSCILALSLGAGAAQAQQIASPNLLPPVEIVTPRPNAATAQPAQTRTRRAARRPAPPAETVTAAPNPFPPVVISPTGIATSVDRVASSVSVVTQKDIETQQYRAVPDVLATIPGLNVVQTGGPGGQTSVFMRGTNSNHTKVLIDGIDVGDPSTPNGAFDYANLLTANVQQIEVLRGPQSGLYGSDAIGGVISVITRKGEGPARVSGTFEAGSFNTFNQNIGLSGSKDNVNYAFSVAHLHAGDVPVTPQQSLPPGQRAIGNNYDNKTISSKVGVDLNENLTINSVLRYTDALLYFTGDDFNFPSAPNPTQSSHAVQQFATREEAVWTALDGRIRSYFGVNYSNNNRFDRSPTSATPSSSTGDRLKFDWHTVAEITRGNNIVVGAEQQTDRLSSAEFVAQTGNKAGFVELQSQLADRIFVVANVREDSHDQFGNHTTWRVAPAVIVPVTETKLKASYGTGFKAPSLSQLLEKTLFSTGNPNLKPEESTGYDVGFEQPFFNDQVRFGATYFRNDITNLINSNTSFTSYVNVDLATTEGTESFVTARITERFGIRADYTYTRAVNALTGATLLRRPKEKWSATATWLPIDALTLSATVLHLGTWRDIDRSTFVNLDAPGFTLVNLRGDYALNDQVKLFARVDNLFDVRYQNPTGFLAPGLGVFGGVRLASYGVQ, encoded by the coding sequence ATGTCGTCCGCCTTCCGTCCATCGCCCACTCACGGGCGCTTCCTGCTCAGCTCCTGCATCCTTGCGCTGTCGCTCGGTGCTGGCGCCGCGCAGGCCCAGCAAATCGCCTCGCCGAACCTTCTGCCTCCCGTCGAGATCGTCACGCCCCGGCCGAATGCCGCAACGGCGCAGCCGGCGCAGACCCGCACCCGGCGCGCCGCCCGCCGGCCTGCGCCCCCTGCGGAGACCGTCACGGCCGCACCAAACCCCTTCCCGCCCGTGGTGATCAGCCCGACCGGCATCGCGACCTCCGTCGATCGCGTCGCAAGCTCGGTCAGCGTCGTCACGCAGAAGGACATCGAGACCCAGCAATATCGCGCGGTGCCCGATGTGCTCGCCACCATTCCGGGCCTCAATGTGGTGCAGACCGGCGGCCCCGGCGGCCAGACCTCGGTGTTCATGCGCGGCACCAATTCCAACCACACCAAGGTGCTGATCGACGGCATCGATGTCGGCGATCCCTCGACGCCGAACGGCGCGTTCGACTATGCGAACCTGCTGACAGCGAATGTTCAGCAAATCGAAGTGCTGCGCGGCCCGCAAAGTGGCCTCTATGGCTCCGATGCGATCGGCGGCGTGATCTCCGTCATCACCCGCAAGGGCGAAGGCCCGGCCCGCGTCTCCGGCACATTCGAGGCCGGCTCGTTCAACACCTTCAACCAGAATATCGGTCTCAGCGGCTCGAAGGACAATGTGAACTACGCCTTCAGTGTCGCTCATCTTCATGCCGGCGATGTCCCCGTCACGCCGCAGCAGTCGCTGCCACCTGGTCAGCGGGCGATCGGCAACAATTACGACAACAAGACCATTTCCAGCAAAGTCGGCGTCGATCTGAACGAGAACCTGACCATCAATTCGGTGCTGCGCTACACCGATGCGCTGCTCTATTTCACCGGCGACGACTTCAACTTCCCGAGCGCACCCAATCCCACCCAGAGCTCGCACGCCGTGCAGCAATTCGCCACCCGCGAGGAAGCCGTGTGGACGGCGCTGGATGGTCGCATCCGCAGCTATTTCGGCGTCAACTATTCGAACAACAACCGGTTTGACCGTTCGCCCACATCGGCAACGCCGAGCAGCAGCACCGGCGACCGGCTGAAATTCGACTGGCACACGGTGGCGGAGATCACACGCGGCAACAACATCGTCGTCGGCGCGGAACAGCAGACGGACCGGCTGAGCAGCGCGGAATTTGTTGCACAGACCGGCAACAAGGCCGGCTTCGTCGAACTGCAATCGCAGCTCGCCGATCGCATCTTCGTGGTCGCCAATGTGCGCGAAGACTCTCATGACCAGTTCGGCAATCACACCACCTGGCGCGTGGCCCCCGCCGTGATCGTGCCGGTGACCGAGACCAAGCTGAAAGCGAGCTATGGCACCGGCTTCAAGGCGCCGAGCTTGAGCCAGCTGTTAGAGAAGACGCTTTTCTCGACGGGCAATCCCAATCTCAAGCCCGAAGAAAGCACCGGTTATGATGTCGGCTTCGAACAGCCCTTCTTCAACGATCAGGTCCGCTTCGGCGCGACCTATTTCCGCAATGACATCACCAACCTGATCAATTCCAACACCAGCTTCACTTCCTATGTGAATGTCGATCTCGCGACGACCGAAGGCACCGAGAGTTTTGTGACAGCGCGTATCACCGAGCGCTTCGGCATTCGCGCCGATTACACCTATACGCGAGCGGTGAACGCGCTCACTGGTGCGACATTGCTGCGGCGGCCGAAGGAGAAGTGGAGTGCCACGGCGACCTGGCTGCCGATCGACGCATTGACGTTGTCGGCGACGGTGCTGCATCTCGGCACCTGGCGGGACATCGACCGCAGCACCTTCGTCAATCTGGATGCGCCCGGCTTCACGCTGGTCAATCTGCGCGGGGACTATGCGTTGAACGATCAGGTCAAGCTGTTCGCCCGCGTCGATAACCTGTTCGACGTCCGCTACCAGAACCCGACGGGCTTCCTTGCCCCCGGTCTCGGCGTGTTCGGCGGCGTCCGCCTCGCCAGCTACGGCGTGCAATAA
- a CDS encoding nitroreductase, giving the protein MQFDDVILGRRSIRGYKPDPVPQKLIEEIINLAMRAPSSMNTQPWNFYVITGEPLNKIRAGNTERMVAGIPQSREFRTGQPFAGAHRDRQVGVAKQLFAAMGIARDDKEMRQDWVLRGFRQFDAPVCIIVTYDRVLDGSDDTPFDCGAVATALVNAAWSRGLGAVINSQGIMQSPVVREHAGIADDQIIMKSIALGWPDDTFPANAVVSERKSVAEATRFVGFT; this is encoded by the coding sequence ATGCAGTTCGATGACGTCATTCTCGGCCGCCGGAGCATCCGCGGTTACAAGCCTGATCCGGTGCCGCAGAAGCTGATCGAGGAAATCATCAATCTGGCGATGCGCGCGCCGTCGTCGATGAATACGCAGCCATGGAATTTCTACGTCATCACCGGCGAGCCCCTGAACAAGATCCGCGCCGGCAATACCGAGCGCATGGTCGCCGGCATTCCGCAGTCGCGCGAATTCCGCACCGGGCAGCCATTTGCAGGCGCGCATCGCGACCGTCAGGTCGGTGTTGCCAAGCAGCTGTTCGCAGCGATGGGGATCGCGCGCGACGACAAGGAGATGCGGCAGGACTGGGTGCTGCGCGGCTTCCGCCAGTTCGATGCGCCGGTTTGCATCATCGTGACTTATGACCGCGTGCTGGACGGCAGCGACGATACGCCGTTCGATTGCGGCGCCGTGGCCACCGCCCTCGTCAATGCCGCCTGGTCGCGCGGGCTCGGCGCCGTCATCAACAGCCAGGGCATCATGCAGTCGCCGGTGGTGCGCGAGCATGCGGGGATCGCCGACGACCAGATCATCATGAAGAGCATCGCGCTCGGCTGGCCCGATGACACATTCCCTGCCAATGCCGTGGTGTCCGAGCGCAAATCGGTGGCGGAAGCGACGCGGTTCGTCGGCTTCACATAA
- a CDS encoding NAD(P)H-dependent flavin oxidoreductase, with product MSEKFNQLRARLRLPVMVAPMLRISVPALVAASCSSGVIGSFPTVNARTPDQLDRWLHEIKDGIAAAGRYDAPYCANILARSDPDKLQEDLKILTMHKVEIVLVSTGAPEKYVRPLQEIGCFVIADVASVRHAEKALKQGVDGLALLTAGAGGQTGWANGLAFVRAIRAFYDGPLFLAGGVSDGQALWAAQTLGCDLGLMGTRFIGAEECASSDGYKAMLVNSGIDDVALTRGISGIDANFLRPSIIACGLDPQELAAPVSPERAREMFSSYAGDMRGPKRWVDLWSAGHTVSGVTAVQSVAEVVEQLAGEYADAQRATRTLLAQSEAATA from the coding sequence ATGTCAGAGAAATTCAACCAGCTTCGTGCCCGCCTGCGGCTGCCCGTGATGGTGGCGCCGATGCTCCGCATCTCCGTGCCGGCGCTGGTGGCGGCGAGCTGCAGCAGCGGCGTGATCGGTTCGTTTCCCACCGTCAACGCGCGCACACCGGATCAACTCGATCGCTGGCTCCACGAGATCAAGGACGGCATCGCCGCGGCCGGCCGCTACGACGCGCCATACTGCGCCAACATCCTCGCACGCTCGGACCCGGACAAGCTGCAGGAGGATCTGAAAATCCTGACCATGCACAAGGTCGAGATCGTGCTGGTCAGCACCGGCGCGCCGGAAAAATATGTACGGCCGCTGCAGGAGATCGGCTGTTTCGTGATCGCCGATGTCGCATCGGTGCGCCATGCGGAGAAGGCGCTGAAGCAGGGCGTGGATGGCCTGGCCTTGCTGACGGCAGGTGCGGGCGGGCAGACCGGCTGGGCCAACGGGCTGGCCTTCGTCCGCGCCATTCGTGCGTTCTATGACGGGCCGCTGTTCCTGGCGGGCGGCGTCTCCGACGGGCAGGCGCTGTGGGCCGCGCAAACTCTTGGCTGCGATCTCGGCCTGATGGGCACGCGCTTTATCGGCGCAGAAGAGTGCGCGTCATCCGACGGCTACAAGGCGATGCTGGTCAATAGCGGCATCGACGATGTGGCGCTGACGCGTGGCATCAGCGGTATCGACGCCAATTTCCTGCGGCCCTCCATCATCGCCTGCGGTCTCGATCCGCAGGAGCTTGCCGCGCCGGTCTCGCCCGAACGGGCGCGCGAAATGTTCAGCAGCTATGCCGGCGACATGCGTGGCCCCAAGCGCTGGGTCGACCTGTGGAGCGCCGGGCACACCGTCTCGGGCGTCACTGCCGTGCAAAGCGTGGCGGAGGTGGTGGAGCAACTCGCCGGCGAATATGCCGACGCCCAGCGCGCCACCCGCACGCTGCTGGCGCAGAGCGAAGCCGCGACCGCATGA